A window of the Miscanthus floridulus cultivar M001 chromosome 14, ASM1932011v1, whole genome shotgun sequence genome harbors these coding sequences:
- the LOC136503256 gene encoding uncharacterized protein, with translation MPNARRMRIPAFGEWNHHGADGNGTWPAVMTPFFDLATPQKAAPNKTVRGRRRRGGDGFGAAKMATAAELAPQGHVQTRRSKAARRSCFTVAKPVDDDLYGVPPDMMLYGKPAPRRDGWLRILRLLGCSCLSPSK, from the exons ATGCCGAACGCGAGGCGCATGCGCATCCCGGCGTTCGGGGAGTGGAACCACCACGGCGCCGACGGCAACGGCACATGGCCGGCGGTCATGACCCCGTTCTTCGACCTCGCCACGCCGCAGAAAGCAGCGCCCAACAAGACGGTACGC GGGAGACGACGGCGGGGCGGCGACGGCTTCGGCGCGGCCAAGATGGCTACGGCGGCGGAGCTGGCGCCACAGGGGCACGTGCAGACGAGGCGGAGCAAGGCGGCGAGGAGGTCCTGCTTCACGGTGGCCAAACCCGTCGACGACGACCTGTACGGGGTTCCACCGGACATGATGCTCTACGGAAAGCCAGCACCGAGG AGAGATGGCTGGCTGAGGATCCTGCGGCTGCTGGGCTGCTCCTGCTTGAGCCCGTCGAAATGA